The DNA window ACTTTTCCTCAAAGTATATCAGAAtatctgggtttttttgttcaacAGTTGAACATCaaggaacatttttttaaataacacattcgaattttattattaataatgtgGAAATTATGCatgaatcaaatattttctagGAGGTAATTGAAGCACAAGAGAAAACAATCACCAGCCTTCTAAATGCAGTGAAGGAGCAACATAATCAGCTGGACCACCAGAAAATCAAGATTAAAAATCTGGAGGAAAAGGTAGATATGGAATATATAGCAACCTACACACACATTGCACCTTGAAAAACATGATGTAGACAAATTCTTTCAAGATGGAaaatacttgtgtttttttctctgcagcttaGCTTCAACAGCTTCCAGCAAACTATTGATAAGTCAATGGATTCAGACCATTCAGCCACTGATATGTTTGAATATCTGCAAATAAACTCCACTGGAACAGAAACACGTGGTAACTGTCTAAAATATGTCATTAGATAAAAATATTGCTTAATTTTAGATCAATTGGTTATAATCTGTCTTCACTTGTGAATATGTTGCAGACCTTCCTGTAGACTGCAGTGAGTTATTTACCAGAGGAGAAACAAAGAGTGGAGTCTATGCTGTCAAACCAAACCAATCTGAGCCATTTTATGCTTACTGTGAAATGAGTTCAGgtaagtaaaacagaaaacttatttttaccttttatagAGACGTCTTAATATGATAGAAATTAATATGGAACTgcacatttctatttttcttctatAGATCAGGGTTTCACTGTCATTCAGCAAAGAGTGGATAGTACAGTGGATTTTGACCAAACATGGGAAATGTATCAAAAAGGCTTTGGAAACCTAGAGAGTGAGTACACTTGTAAAATCTGAGCAGTTAGCCAGTTCTGCAGCTTTCCTTGTCGCAATTAAGATCAATCATGCtgcatttcaaagtgttttacatttcAGAGAAGTTTCTTTCACATATAAGCAGTTCAGAATGGATCAATTTGCTGATTGCTGTTTCCCACAGAGGACTTCTGGCTGGGTCTAAAGAAAATACACACCATCAGCCGACTGGGAAGTTACATCCTGCGAATTGACGTGGAAGACTGGAAGGAGGAAAAGCATTGGGCTGAGTACAGTTTTTCATTGGAAGGTCCCTCCGAGGACTACACCCTTCACGTCAGCCATTTTGCAGGGGACCTACCTGACGTGATGACCAACCTGACCGGATCGACATTCTCCACAAAAGACAAGAACAACGACAGCGGCTGCAGCTCTGACTGTACTACGCGCAACTGCACAGGTGCTGTATCTCTCATGGCAGAAATTGTAGAAATTAGTTGCAGAGTTTGTGTTGATACAACTGTTGTTTCATGTATTTGCAGGAGGTTGGTGGCAGAGTGCGTGCAGTGAAACCAACCTAAATGGAAAGTATTTCTCTTTGAGAACAAAAGGACGGTCTGTGAGGAGGAAGGGCATTCAATGGCGGCCTGGCACAGGACCTTCATATTCCCTTAAGATGAGCAAAATCAGCTTACGTGCATTAATAGGTAGCGGAAACTAACCTTACACCCCTCAAGTGTTTATATATAGTCTTGCTATTCTATGTCTTTACATAATGATCTACACTCAGTTAAAAGTTTCCACAGAAAGGGAAGCAAGATTGAGTTTgccttttaactttttgttgGGTGAAATGTGTCATAATTTGGACTTACAGATATGATGCAATGGTTCAATAATGGCATGTAGGTTGTTAACCTATTGGATCTGATGCACCAAGGACACTAGAACAGTCATTACACAACATCTGCAATCAGTGGACCTATTGATCCATATCGCAGACAGATTCTGTTCCAGATACCCGGGGACTTACATGGGTTGAAAACTTCTCAATGAATTTCAATCATAAATTGTGCAATCAGATTAACCTAAATGCATTTCAGCTTCTAAACCAAGTATACTATTAGAAGTGTATCTTATCTTTATGATGCGAAACATGTTGTCTGAAGTAACAGGCAGAATAGCCATTGTCTTATTACATAATGCATACACATTGTAATATATAAGCTTCAATAGGAATTGTATTTGCTATAACTATAATGTGCAGGCTGCTTTTGTTTTACTCTTCTGTAGACAtcctagattttttttattgttttgtactACCCCATCCTCTGATTTCAACCTCTCAGGTTTCTAGGTAAAGTAAGGTTTTGTCAGCAAACTATTGATCATTCAAACTTTGGCAGTGCACTGATTACCTTTTATCATTGTCAggtcagttttttatttttattctgtatagtatttaaaatatgttcataaGATAATGATTAATGCTGTCATTGTTAGCTAACATTGTGTGTTTGAGTCTCCACTGTCATATTGGGTCATATTGACTCGCATCATTAGTGCAGcacaaatttctgttttgtaaatgtttgtaaaacttGGTGTCTTCCtggcaaaaatgtttatatgcTATCCAATCCTActgtatttatgaaaaaagaaataaagaaatcagaGTGTCAACATGTGTTTCTATATTCGACTAATCTTATTAAAACACTTTAAGAGAAGTTGttcaaaggaaattaaaaattcagaaattcagCTACTACTACACTAATAAGACATTCTAATTATATTTTGGTCCTAATCAGAGGCCTGGAGTCGTAGCCTCAATTGGCTTCTTTGTATCTTCCACAAAGGCTCATAAGAACTTTgattaacaaagaaaaactgtttttaatagagatatttttttctttttattggaaTAATTGCACTAAATTTCCACTAAAGAATAAGCTGGGAACTctgtggtgtttttttattattatttttcaaataaatatcagCATATCATAGAAGAAGATATATCTGTTCTCGCTCTAGCAAAAATacttcatgtttttcctttaactaaaaattttatttcttttttcagaacaTCATGTAACATATGGGGCTCttcacttgttttgttttgctagaCTTAGGGCAAAATTGGCTCTTAAGATTGTAAAGCTTGAAGACCCCttgtctaaattatttttaattaaagtacaTCACTAAGTACAATTTAAATGGACATTTTTCTAGCACTAATTCAACtcacttgattaaaaaaaatagtgatgCTACTTCTGTAAGGCTATTGCTATTGTCTTACCGCCCTGACATTGTACTAACATGCTTGTTTGCTCCAGACAAACAAACTTCTAAAACCTGTGCTTTTATAGAGGCAGTTACCTTTGATCAATGTCAACTATTTAAATACGTTTGATCGTCATTGACATGACTTTTTGAAGACATCCTGGGAAGTCAGCCATGTCGTATTTAGTCCTTTACATGTCCGACATGTCAGTCCTTTTGGATTTATTCTGTGatcataaaattataatatgGTGAAATTTTGTGTTGTATGATTTGAAGATACTTTTAAAACATACTAATAAAAAAGGTCCACCCCGTCTTTCTCTCCCCcctgagaaactgaaaaattctTTTAATCATAGAATGTGATAAATCAGTCTCTACTGGATGGAGATCGTTTTACATGCAAAACAGCAAGTCTGGCAACAGTGGGGCCCTATGGGCTGCTGTCTGgtaacatttagttttctaAGTCACCTTGACAAAAATAGCCCTTATTCAGGTGGACAACGTCCACTATGTACACAGATCGAATCTGTCTGTGCATGGGGGTGCTGTCAGTGTGTGAAGGGTTCTGGCAACCATGACCTTCACAAAACAACAGGAATGAGATAAACAATTACAATCACAGCAGTGAACTGACCCAATTAATCaagtcattttcaaaataaagtaaatggaTGAGAAGAGATTTAATTGGTCTCCTAAAATTGATGAGACAGACATAATTAAAGAAAACTCTTaaagtaaaaactatttttgtgtACCTGTACGTGGTGTTTGGCACATAGACGTCCTTGGCAGGAAATTCCAGGATCTCTCTGGTGGGGCGCACCCTGCTGTCTGGGTAAGGTTTAACCTGGGTAAGGTCAGGAGTCAGGCAATAATGGGGGTTCTCTGGAGCTGGAGAGATGTCCAACTTTAACTGGGCTATGGTGATAAAAGGTGggaaagaaaagataaataattaaactgaacaatattgttctgtttttccaaTGTCCTAAAAGGTGATACATCAAAGAGTTGTCAGAACCTGTTATGGGCCTGAGCCTCCTCAGGACTGAAGAAGGTCTCCTCATATCAGCCAGAAACTTAAACAAATCTTCATCACTGAGCCTGTCCCCTTCCTATCAGGAAGCATGAAAGCAAagaaatttattaaaagaaaaacaccataATGAATGATAATGGGTTTTCTGAATAAACATGTACCTGTTTAAAGAAGTTAGTAATGGTAAGTGTTGCAGGCCTAAATCCTGTCAGACTGCATGATTCATCTCCGCTGGTGGTCCTTTCCAGGGAGCGCCTTCCCATGATGCTCGAGTTCCTCCGTTCTGACCATGAgccttttctctctttaaacattaaagaaaaactacatttagaataaaaaaccttttaaacttagctatttttttaaagtttttattggctctagtggcctttatttgatagtgaattgacaggaaagcgTAATGAGAAAAGGGGGaggacatgtggcaaaggtcgctaggccgggaatcgaacctgcgacggctgCGTCAAgaactaaggcctccatatgtgggttgtggtttaacccctgcgccaccacagcaccccaaaCTTAGCTATTTCTAATCTGCCCAGCAACTAAGgcagctaaaagaaaacattgaatgGATGAAACATTGCATTGCACCACGTACATTGCAGGACCAAAGGCTGAACAAACAACTCAAAGTAACACTCCAAGGATCAATttagctgcatgtttttgttggatgtttattttctctgactTTTCTTACTATTTGTTGTCAGAAAGTTTTTTTAGATAAAGATTTTAAAGGGTGGGAATGCACTGACAGGTCCAAAAGGCTCATGCATGGCTGCCAGCGCTTCTAACCCTCCCTGGACCCAGTTAAATGCATACCTGTAAACATTTTGTAGAATTGCAAGTCTATAGTTTTAATTTCAATGTTTGCTTGAGTTATACAGCTAATTCAGACCTGATAGGCTCATCTCTAATTCGGTATCTCTCTCCAGGCTGCCGGCGCTGTTGACAATGTTCATCAGGTGGATGGCAGTCCATGCGAAAGGCATCCTGTAGCGACCCAGACGCTGACAGAATTGCTCTGACTGACTTCGGAGCTTCTCCAGCTTCTCTTTgttctataaaaaatatattaaattaagcATACTTGCAATTTACTAATTAAAGAGCCATATCACAAATTATGGTCTATCCCTGAAGCACAACCTCGCTCCTATTAGTTAATTTAAATGCTGATACTGTATATTTTGATAAATGTCAAAACaagccattaaaaaaagaaatccggGTAACTATATGAATTGCCTGCACATTATGTCTTCAGTTTAGATATaaaatttctgcatttatttttcgaTCAAATTCCCACTGATCGTACCTTGGCTGCATCTGATTCCTTGAAGACCATGTAAGGCTCTGCACATTCTCCAATATCACCTTGCTGTAGTACCTTTTCTAGCtgttcacaaaagaaaaaaaacaggttaatgtgtagcatatatatatatatatatatatattttttttttttttcagaaaaggcTCCATCAACACAAACCTGTGTTGATGGAGAATATTCCCTTAAACATGCCAAACCTATAGCAGGTAACATTGTGCAAAGCTAAAATCtatatcagccaatcagaatccTTCAGAACAACCACTACTTCCTGTTACGAATTAAACATGGGGCCAGGAGATTCGTTTGTGTGGACAGATATATAAGTTGATATACTTTTAAATACCatattagaatataaagttaataaaacacaagactATGTCGATTGGGAATCGTGCCAAAGCAAGTATGGATATACTGGTACATTCTTTGCCACAGAATGTTTGTGTGCAAACCTACAactaagttttatttttatgtgaaccCAAAAACTATTTATGAAATCTCCACTGATAAATAATTGCTTTTAGTAATATCAAATATTGTGTGGATGAAAGGTCAAAAcgcataaaaatgtatgttttcccaGAGATCCCAGAAAAACTTGTTTGTTATGAACtactaaaactttaaaatacattttaatcatttcctTTAATTATTAGTGACTACACAGACCATCTAGTTAGTtgcaaatgttgtttttcaaataTACTGTTTCTCCATCTCTGTTACAATCAACATAAAGTATTACCCATACTATTTTTAATTCTGAAGAATTAAAAGTAGCTAAGAATTTTTAAATTCATCACTGATGCAATCATAGCAAAGCTGCTTCACCTTGATGACCAGGAAGATATCCTGGGAAGGATAGGTGATGGAGAAAATGGCAGAGCGCGCCAGAGTGGAGATGGCTGCCGTCTGGATGTGCGGACGCAACATTCCTTTCATCTGCTCCGAATTTAAGTCGAAGAAAAAGTTTTCAGATATCTAAAGGGAACAGAAAATAAGTtataatttgattattttagaCAAAATATGCATCCGTATGACAACAAATAcactacaataataataacattttttttttttgccaatggCTTGGTAACTGCAACTTGATTTCTTGCACACAGTTGCTGACAAACATGGTAGTTTCAGAGAAAAATGAGCCCCTGGTGAATCAATAGAGCCCAGAAGCGAGGCAATATATATGAGAGAGCTACATCTCAAGGCCACTGCTACCCTCTAGTGTTTGTTACTGTAACATAATTCCAGTGTGTGATTTAACCACTGTAGATTCTTGAAACCTTAACAGAACACAGCATAAAATTTTACAGTCCACTCATCAGATTTCCTTTATCCTCCCAACAATTTTAATGGTTTGCAGAAGTGACCACACAACTCAGGGCCAGGAAAGGAACTGAGAAAAGCATAACAGCTTACCTTTCTCTTTTCCTTGACATCGTATAAGGCCAAACTAGCAAATATGGGTTCAATTTCGATCTCAAACCTTCAAAAGAAGGAGTAAAAACAAGTGAGTCAGCGAAAAGGAGCAGTTAAATATAACTAgagaggttttcttttttcctgaaAAAGTCTCTCCACCACTTACTTCAAGGACAAGCATTTGACGAGTAGCCTTTGGCCAAAGTGCTCTTTAGGTACTTCAGGCACACAGTGGCGCTCAATGGGCTCCTCCTGCACATGCACAAGGAAAGCACAGATGAACACCAGAAAATATACTTGTAGTcagtcattaaaacaaaaatcaaagtcCTGTTTGGATTGAGTGATGAACAAAACTAAAAGCTATGAGAGACAAGATGTTAATTTGAGAATCAAAATGTTACCTCATCGAGAGCGGGGTGTAAAGCAAAGAGTTCGCGATGGCGGCTGGTCTTGCGCTGGTCTTCATTGTGCCGATCAATCTCCTCGTTGGGAGCACGGTCGAGGAGGTGAGGGAGAAGAGCGTCTGGGAGGGAATTCTTCAAGTCAAAGATGCTGCAGGCCCAGCTGCCGCGTGGAGTGTCATCTATAGACATTGATCGCCTCTTCAGATCATCctaaaaaaacaccaaacaccAGTCAAAACCATAACTGTAGTCTACTGTATTTCCTagttttggagcagtctccgaTACATtcggcattcacatatgcattcgaagcACACTCCaattcacttcaactgaaccaagacctaggtttgtaggcagaccgcagtttgttttttggtctggatcagagttcaattgcacattcacacctacCTAAACAAACAGCTCTTTCTAGGCGCATGAACTACAGtgtgattaaagtggactagtTGGGGCTGGTCTGAATGCACCCTAAAAACAAAGATCACATTTAGGAAACACTTATAATAAAACGTAAAGAACAAGACCAAAAGAAAGGACAGCTTGTGTGATTCACTGCATCTTGCCGATATGGAGAGCCAATAAAGAGCTACAGGGTGGCTGGAAGATGGTACCTGGTCATCCTGATAGCTGCTGCTGTCTGGCATCTCATCGGCCTCAAACACTTGCTTAGGTAAACCTTTCTGACGCTCCTTCTGCTTGTCCAGAGTGTTGGGGTTAAAACCTGTGCCAAGTTTATGATATCTGAAAGAGGAAGCAGCTGTTAACATACACAGTAAATCACCTGATATGGGAATGAAATGGTGCAAAGAGTTAATAAGGAAAGCCTTACTTTCTGTTAACAATGGCCCAGTCTTCTGTGTATGATCTGACACAATCTCTGACATGAGTGTCAGTGTCCCTGCAAACCGATCAGACAAGCATTATTTTAATATCAGTGTATAACtacaaacaaatacacaaagacAGAAGCTATCCGACTAATTTCCAAGTTTTGTGTAACACCCCATAAAATATTGCGATGTAAGGGTACAATAGCTATGCATAAAAATGATGCAGCATTTACCATAAAACTTCTGAATATATCAATCTTCCattaatttgtttgttataaactttacaaatgttttgatgtaaacaaaacatttgtaaagttttgtttacaaatgtaaacaaaactaataaaaacataattgtttttactttcagaaaaaaacaattatgaagTTATATGATTTCAACTCAATAGTGTGTTTTATCAGTTAACTATTTAATCTTattcaaactgtaaaaatatcagGTAAAGGCGATAATTTAGAACAATAGTCAAAAGTTGAACTTCTCACATAATTGATACTTCTGCTCatggtgttaaaaaaacaatatcagCAGACCATGTCAATTCAGTCCCACTAAATGAGggcttttttaaacaaatgtctaATATGTTTATTAGACATAATAAGGtgattttcagttgtttttatggATCATGTCCACCCTCTATAAAATGAACACTAATTGCAAATTTGGCACTTTATACTGAAATGTGTTGCTAAATAGCTTTTATTTACCCTTCTTCAGGGACAGCTGGTACAACGGTGCGACATTCCCTGGGTGTGTAGGTGACCTCGATGTCATCAGGGGGAAACTCAATCAGATCTCTGAGGGGACCGGACTCAACAATGGGGGGGTGTGTGATGAGATACTCCTCAAAGTCCACTGGTTCCACTGCCTCTGTGAGTGGAACCTGGTGGCCAGAGACAATGAGAAAAgtttagggaaaaaaaggaagaattattttacttgttgtttATCACCATATATAGAGTGAAGgaacaacaaaattaaagtaTGGAATCATTCTTTTGTTACTTTTGCTTTGTAGAGCACTTCTAGCTTTTGGATCAGCTCCATTTTTAGCAGAATGGCACCATGACATTAGCACAATTTGCTCCAGCCATTTTCCAGATGGttggaaaactaaaaaatgcATTGGATTTTGATTATGGAACTCATCATCCCAAACCTCTCCAGGTTGAGAATAACAACACTGGACAGTTTAAGAAGACTTAAACTCATCTATTTTCAGTGCAATTAACATGTTTAAAGCATAAGTCGGAAGATTTTAGAGAAGCAAGAAGGGAACTTGTATTAACAGAGTGCATTAAATCTCTGTTTTatctattttacttttaatccCTATCCATCATGAACATGTAGACTTCAGCTGTAGTAACACTGGAATAGGAATCGAACCTGGGACAGCTGTGTCAAGGACTGCAGCCTCTCTATATGGTGGATTTGCTCTGCCACTGACCACCAGGTGCCCCAGCACTACACTTTTATCAAGCAAGCTGTCAGAGCTTAGGCAAGGCAGCAATAAAATTACTACAGCAGCAATAATATCAAAGTCATTCAATTGTCACTCCTTATCATAATAAATAGTGAAAGTGAAAGCCAACTCTTTCACATAATCATAACATTAGCTGAAGTGTATCACCTACACTGAATTACAATCTACTCTTTGTGTAGAAAAGCAAGCAGCTGAAAGCAGCTGGGTGGAAACAGCTTTACATCACTCACTGTGTTGCTAGATGTTGTTCCAACGTTAAGGTTTTTGAAGAGCTGCGGGGAACCGCCATACTGACCAGCTATCTGCTTCCTGACCTCTGCTGCCACAGTCCTGCAGAGAAGAACAGAGGAAAGATGGTCAACGTCAAAAAAGTGTACTTACAATTTCTGAACTCTGACTGTAATATTAACAAAGCACTTGAATACTCTTGTACCTTATTAGTTTTGTTAATTGTCTTTATCACTTCAGACATTTGagaataaaaaagatttaaattactttggagctgttttatatttaaacaaatctgTGTACAATATTTACTTGAATGTACCATAAAGGCACAGTTTTAAGGATATCATCATTTTGGACTGTTTGAATGCTGCAGGCAGTTGGACATTcacttcagctgtttttctccaGTACCAATGTGGTTCATGATCAGTTTTTCCCAATCAGTCAACCATACTAAGCATTAGCGGGtgcaactgacaacaacactCTTAAAGTGTGGAAGCTGTTACTGACTAATGTTATgtgttatgtttatgtttaacagaaaactatttttaccaCCCCATGAAACATATCTGTGCCTCATTATATGCTGCAAAAGGGTGAAAGAGAACaagacctttttttaaaaaagatgttgTTGAAGTAGAGGCCTTTAGTGACAGTAATCAGACAGGAGATGGAAAGAGGTTGAACAAGGAAGAAATGCAGGATTCAAGTTTGAGAATCAAACTCCAGATAGCTCAATCAAGGACTAATAGAACATTGCGCTACAGCAAGACTGAACGGAGCACAGCAAAGTGGCTctctttgttgttcttttatcttttaactCTGTTATAGAACATAACTATTTCTGGAAATGTCGGTAGCTTACATAAGGAGGCTACATTCTCCAAGATTACACAGAGCCTGCCGTTTTAGTCATGCTAACTATACAAACTGCACTTACTCCTGAGATAAACtaacaaaagcttaaaatattAACTCAATCATTCTGATTTAAAGTATTTGTAAAACTCTATTCTACAGAAACTGCATTCAAACACTGTCAAACTGCCTCTGTTCCAAAAGATGATTTATGGCTACTCCTCTGCATTGACTGATCAAAGCTGTACAAAAGGCCAGGAAAGGAAATTGACAACAAATCTcaattggtgcatctctaatatttatcagtt is part of the Xiphophorus hellerii strain 12219 chromosome 9, Xiphophorus_hellerii-4.1, whole genome shotgun sequence genome and encodes:
- the angptl3 gene encoding angiopoietin-related protein 3, whose product is MKLFCLFLLLAGSTAAYHLDTSPRREPPTLPSEVLTTEATPTEAKSRFAMLDDVRLLANGLLQLGQSLREFVHKTKAQINDIFQKLNIFDRSFYQLSVVTSEIKEEEEELKKTTNILKANNEEIRNLSMEINTKINTILQERTQLQSKVGSLEERLKGLSESMIPADQLSEITTLKEVIEAQEKTITSLLNAVKEQHNQLDHQKIKIKNLEEKLSFNSFQQTIDKSMDSDHSATDMFEYLQINSTGTETRDLPVDCSELFTRGETKSGVYAVKPNQSEPFYAYCEMSSDQGFTVIQQRVDSTVDFDQTWEMYQKGFGNLEKDFWLGLKKIHTISRLGSYILRIDVEDWKEEKHWAEYSFSLEGPSEDYTLHVSHFAGDLPDVMTNLTGSTFSTKDKNNDSGCSSDCTTRNCTGGWWQSACSETNLNGKYFSLRTKGRSVRRKGIQWRPGTGPSYSLKMSKISLRALIGSGN